GAGCACGCGCCGGTTGCGCCCATCCTCGATCAGCCGACGGGTGATGACATAGGGCTCATCGTCATATTCCGAGGGCAGCGCGATGCGCCCCTCGCCCATGACCTTGGCGCGCTGATCCTCGGTGAAACCGGCCCAGAACCCGTTCTCGGTGAAATCCGGCGCGGCGGCGATGCCGACCAGACCGGCGACGCGAGACGGCATCTCGCGCGCCACGAGCAGCGCGATCCAACCGCCCATCGACGATCCGACGAGTATCTGCGGCCCCTCGGTCAGCACCGAGATCGCCGCCATCGCATCTTCGGCCCAGTCGCCGATCGCGCCATCTTCGAAGCTGCCCCCGGATTCGCCATGCCCCGAATAGTCGAATCGCAGAAAGCTCCGGCCCTGCCGCGCTGCCCAATCGGCCAGATATTCCGCCTTGGTGCCGCGCATATCCGATTTGAACCCGCCCAGAAACACCACGCCCGGTCCCTGCCCGGACTGCTGCGCATAGGCGATGCGGCGGCCCTGCGGGCTGTCCAGAAATTCGGTCATCAGCGCTCCGTCAGTTTCAGCTCGATCCGCCGGTTGCGCGCCCGTCCCTCGGCGGTATCTTCCGGGGCGACGGGACGGGTATCGGCGAATCCCGTCGGCGCGAGACGGCCTTCGGGAAAGCCGAGATCGTCTACCATATAGCGCACCACCGCAAGAGCCCGCGCCTGGCTGAGTTCCCAATTGTCCCGATAGCGACCTTGCCCCGAAAGCGGCGTCGAATCGGTGTGGCCGTCGACGCGGATCACCCAGTCGATCTCTTCGGGGATGGTGTCGGCAATCTCGATCAGCATATCGCTGACCCGCGCGACGCTGGCGCGGCCGTCATCGGACAGCGTGGCCTCGCCCTGGCCGAACAGCACCTCGGACTGGAAGACGAAACGGTCGCCGACGATTTCCACCTCGTCGCGGCCTTCCAGGATCTCGCGCAGGCGTCCGAAGAATTCCGAGCGATAGCGCGCAAGATCGGCGGCTTCCTCTTCCAGACGGACCCGCTCGGCCTCCTCCAGCGCGAGGCGCTGGCGCTGTTCTTCCGAGGCGCGCAGCAGCGCCGCATTCAGCTGCGCGCCGAGCTGCTCCAGTTCGATCTCGGCGGCCTCGCTATCGGCGTCACTTGCGTTCAGCGCCTGCTGGATCGAGGCGAGCTGCGTGTTCAGCTCGGCCACCTGCTCGTTCAGCAGCGCGACCCGGCGCTGCGCCTCGGTCGAGGCCTCTTTCTCGTCAGCAAGCTGTGCACGTGCGGTGGCCAGCAGCGCGGCCTGCCGCTCGGCCTCGGTCGTGCTTTCTGCGGCCTCGCTGCTTAGCGCGTCCCGCGCGGCTTCGGCAGCGGCCAGAAGCGTCAGCGTCTCTTCGGCCTCGCGGCGGCTTTCTTCCAGCGAGAGCGTCATCGCGGTCAGCTCTGCCTCGGAGTTGCGCAGCCTTTCGCGCAGCGCCTCGGCGGCGGCGGATTCTGCCAGCCGGGCGGCCTCGGCATCACTCAGCGCCGCGCCGGTCTTCTCGGCATCGGCGCGGAGATCGGCGACCAGAGCCTCCAGCGCCTCGCGACGGGCGGCCGCAAGCCGGGCCTGCTCGGCCTGAGCATCGACCTCACCGCGCGCCGAGGCCAGCGCCTGCTCGGCCCGGCTGAGCGAGTTCTGCGTGGTTTCCAGCGTGGCCTCGGCGGTTTCCAAACGTTGCGTGGTCGCGGCAAGCTCGTCCTCGGTCGAACCGAGCGACTGCTGCGTGCGCGACAGGGCCGCCTCGGCCTCGCCCGCCCGCACCGCTTCGGCATCACGCGCAGCGATCAGCCGCGCGACACGTTCTTCGAATGCAACGATCCGGTCCTGCGCATCGGACAGCGTGTCTTCGACCGCCGCGCGCTCACGCCTTGCGATGGCCAGCGTGCTGGTCAGCCCGGCGACCTGTTCGCTCAGCGCGCCAAGTTCGCTTTCCTGCCGATCCACCGTGTCGCGCAGCACCGATTGCACGACCATGAAGATGGTCAGCACGAACATCAGCACCATCAGCAGCGCCGTCATCGCATCGACGAATCCCGGCCAGATCGTCGAGGAAAACCGGTTCCCGCCGCGGCCCCGCGCCAGCGCCATCAGGACCGCCCGAGCGCCCTGAGCGCTTCGGTCAGATCGACGATCTCGCGCCGCAGCTCGTCATGATCCAAGCCGGAGCCTGTCTCTCGCTGCGCGGCCAGCCGGCCGATGGCTTTGTCGATCGAACGCAGATAGGCGCGGGTTTCCTCATGGCCCAGCCCGCCCTCGGCGGCGGCGATGATCCGGTCCTGCGCTTCCGCCAGCCGCGACAGGGCGCGTCCCATCTCATCCATGTCGGCGGGGGTCTGTTCGACCACCCGGATCAGCCGGTCCTGCCCGTCGGCCAGCCGTGCCAGAAGCCGCGCTTCTTCTGCCCCGCCGCCGCGGCCGGAGCCGTCACCGGCTTGCACCATATGTTCCTGGGCCTCGCTGAGTCGGGTCAGCGCCCGCGCCACCTCCGCCGAGCCGTCTGGCCGCGTCTCGGTCGCGCGGATCAGCCGGTCCTGCCCCTCGGACAGCCGGGTCATGGCGCGTGCCATTTCGTTCATGCTGGACACATTCGCCTCGGAGTCGTCCAGCATGAACTGGCCCAGCCGTTCGACGTTGCGCGCCATCAGCAGCACCCGCTCATCGGCCTCGATCGCTTCCTGTTCGCGGATCTCGTCGCGTTCGGTATAGAAGGCCTGCATCTCGCCCATCTGTCCGGCGATCTGATCCAGAAAGCCCAGAATGCTCGCCTGATCCAGCTTTTCGCCGTCATCCCCCGCGATCCCCAGCCGGGTGAAGCCAGAGAGCCATTCCTCAAGCTCGCGGTAGAAGCGGTTCTGGCCATGGGTGGCGAACAGCTCCAGCAGGCCGACCACAAGCGATCCGGCCAGCCCGAGCAGCGAGGATGAAAACGCCACCGCCATGCCGCCAAGCTGCGCTTCCAGCCCTGACATGAGATTGTCGAAGACCTGCATCCCGCTTTCGCCCTCCTGCGGGGCAAGAGCGCGGATCGTGTCCACCACCGCGGGAACGGTGGTTGCGAGGCCGTAAAACGTGCCGAGCAGCCCGAGGAAGATCAGCAGGTTCGACAGGTATCGCGTGATGTCGCGCGCCTCTTCGATGCGGGTGGCAACCGAGTCGAGGATCGAGCGCGCCGAACTGGTCGAGATCACCCCGCCGATCGGCCCCCGCGCGCCCAGAAGCGCGGCCAGCGGGGCCAACAGGCGCGGCGCGCGATCCTCGCCCTCGCCCAAAGCGGCAACGCCTTTCTCGATGGCGTTGCGGCGGCGTTCGGCAAAGCGTTCGATCCAGCTCACCGACTGGAACAACTGCGCGACCTGCCAGAAACAGGCCAGCACCCCAATCACGAAAACCCCGAGGATCAGCCCGTTCAGCCAGGGATTGGCCGCAAAAATCGGCAGGATGCGGCCATAGGCGAACCAGCCCCCGGCGGCGACCAGAACAAGCACGATCAGCATCAGCACGATCTGGCGGACCGGCTGACCGAAATGGGGCTGCACCACCTTGCGTTCCTGCGCCCGCCTTGCGGTCAGCCGCCTTGTCGGGCGCGGTGACGGGTCCGACACGCTGCGCGCGCCCTGCGCCCCGCCAGTCGAGCTGGCGGCGCTGCTGTCCTGCGGCGCGGACGGGTCGGACGGATCGGTCCGGGCCGGGCTGTCCGATGCCGTTTCGGAAGCATTGCGATCCGGCGGCGTCTCGGGGCTCATTCACATCCTCCGGGCGGATAATTCGTGGCTGAGTTTATCAGCGCCACCATATCTGCCAACCATGTAATTAGAATTTCAGGCAGAAAGCCGGCGCACCTCTTCGGCCAGCGCATCCAGATCGGGGTCCGGCAGCCCCAGCTCGGCGAGATGGGCGGCGGTGGCGAACAGGTAATCGCGGTTCGGCCCGCGACCGCCCGCCGCGGCAGCGATGATCCTGGCCTGCTCACGGGCATCCAGCTCGCCCGCATATTGGACATGGTCGCGCCGCATCACATAGGTGATCGCCTCGACCCGCCGCCCATCGGCAAGGTGCAGCGGCAGCACCGCCTCGCGATAGGCGTTCGTGACCAGCTCGCGCGCGCGCACCTCGGCCAGCACCTCGGGCCAGTCGCCGTCATCGACGCGCAGCGCCACGCCCTTGCATTCCGCCCCCGGCGCCGCATCCAGCCCCAGCACGAGGCCGGGAAGATCCGGCGTGCCGCGATGATGGGTCGAACGCAGGCAAAAGCTGCGGTGATAGCCGTCAAGCGTGGCGATTTCCCGCTCGGCGACAGAAAAGCCCGGATTCCACATCAGCGAGCCATAGGCAAACAGCCAATTCTGATTACACATGCCTTCCTCTTTCAACAGGGGCCATTCTAGGCTTACATGCCGGCGGTTCAAGCTTGGCGGCGCGGAGATACGGCAGAGATGAGAAAACTGGTGATCGCGGCGGTCCTGCTGCTGATCCTGCTGGCGGCGGGATGGTATGCGGGCGAGACATGGCTGAGCAACCGCGCCCGCGAAATGGTCGGCGGCAGCGGCCAGATCACCGCCGCCGAAGTCACACCGCTGCGCAATCCCGCGCGAGTCGGGCTGCGATTGCAGGATGTGGATTACGGCACTGCCGAGGCCGGGTTCTCGGCCCCTGATCTCGAGGTTTACGCGCCAGTCAGCGCGCCGAACACCATGACCGTGGACCTGCCCCGGCAGATGCAGCTTCGGCTCGGCGGCGCGCCCATCGAGCTCACGCTCGAGGGCGGCAGCGCCCGCGCCTCGATCTCGCCCACCCATGAGATGACCGTCCGCCGCGCCGGTGTGGACGCGCGCGGGCTGGCGGTCGGGGGGATCGAGGCGTTGCAGGCGCTCGATCTCGATGCGCGGCTCGTCCATCGGGGCGCGGCGGCACCACAGGGTTCGGCCGGGGCGTACGCCATCGACCTGTCGGCTTCTGGGATCGCCTTGGGCGCCCTGCCCGAGCGGATGGAGATCGCCGGTCCGGTGCAGCTCTGGCTGAGCGCGGTTCCGGGACAGGCGGTGCTGGACGGGCGCGCGCCGCCGCCGGCACCGACCGGAATACAGACGCCGGGGATCGAGATCGCAATCGGAGAGATGCAGGCCCGGCTGATCGGGCGCATCGAAGCGGATGAGAACGGCTATGCGATGGGCGAAGCCGCATTCTACACCGATGATGCGCGGGGCTTCGTCGAGGCCGGGGTGGCCGCCGGACTGATCCCGCAGCGGGGCGCGATGTTGGCCAATGCGCTGATCGGCAACCTCGCTGAAACCGGCAGCCCGGCGGATCAGTCATCAGCCGGAACCGTGCCGGAAACCGCGCGGGACCGGGCCGAGACCGCCCCGCCGCTGTCGGGTGAACAGGCGATGGATCAGGTCGTCGCCCTGCCCCCGCCCGCGCCGGGCCAGATCCGGCTGCCGCTCGTGCTGCGCGACGGTGAGATGCGGCTCGGGCCGGTCAAGCTCGGCCCGGCCCCGCGCATGATCCGCTAGTCCGGTTCAGCCCGGCTGCAAATCGGCACAGCCCGCGCCATGCGGTTCGACCTCGATCGTGGCGTGATTAATGCTGAACCGCTCGGCGAGCACGCGCTTGGCGCTGGCAATCGCCTCGCTGAAATCGGTGCCGTCCTCGATCACCAGATGCATCTCGGCAGAGCTGCGCTTTTCGTCGATCTGCCAGATATGCAGGTGATGCGCCTCGACCACGCCGGGCAGTTCCGCCATCGCGGATTTCACCTTTTCGGCATCGGTTCCGGGCGGGGCGCCAAGCATCAGGATGCGCATCACCGGGCGGATATCGCCCCAGACATGCCAGAGGATCGCGACTGAGATGAGAATCGTCAGGATCGGATCGACCCGCATCCAGCCGAAGGCCCAGACCAGCGCGCCGCCGACGATCACCGCCACCGACACACCCGCATCGGTGAGGTTATGCAGCAGCGCCGCGCGCAGGTTGAGACTGTCCTTCGCGCTGCGCCAGACAAGCGCCGCTGTGGCGAGGT
This genomic window from Paracoccus sediminicola contains:
- a CDS encoding alpha/beta hydrolase — its product is MTEFLDSPQGRRIAYAQQSGQGPGVVFLGGFKSDMRGTKAEYLADWAARQGRSFLRFDYSGHGESGGSFEDGAIGDWAEDAMAAISVLTEGPQILVGSSMGGWIALLVAREMPSRVAGLVGIAAAPDFTENGFWAGFTEDQRAKVMGEGRIALPSEYDDEPYVITRRLIEDGRNRRVLDRPLTLPFPVRLLQGSADADVPIGWALQLMDHAESPDLRLTLVKGADHRFSSPECLALIEAAIAEVERG
- a CDS encoding peptidoglycan -binding protein, with the protein product MALARGRGGNRFSSTIWPGFVDAMTALLMVLMFVLTIFMVVQSVLRDTVDRQESELGALSEQVAGLTSTLAIARRERAAVEDTLSDAQDRIVAFEERVARLIAARDAEAVRAGEAEAALSRTQQSLGSTEDELAATTQRLETAEATLETTQNSLSRAEQALASARGEVDAQAEQARLAAARREALEALVADLRADAEKTGAALSDAEAARLAESAAAEALRERLRNSEAELTAMTLSLEESRREAEETLTLLAAAEAARDALSSEAAESTTEAERQAALLATARAQLADEKEASTEAQRRVALLNEQVAELNTQLASIQQALNASDADSEAAEIELEQLGAQLNAALLRASEEQRQRLALEEAERVRLEEEAADLARYRSEFFGRLREILEGRDEVEIVGDRFVFQSEVLFGQGEATLSDDGRASVARVSDMLIEIADTIPEEIDWVIRVDGHTDSTPLSGQGRYRDNWELSQARALAVVRYMVDDLGFPEGRLAPTGFADTRPVAPEDTAEGRARNRRIELKLTER
- a CDS encoding gamma-glutamylcyclotransferase, which translates into the protein MCNQNWLFAYGSLMWNPGFSVAEREIATLDGYHRSFCLRSTHHRGTPDLPGLVLGLDAAPGAECKGVALRVDDGDWPEVLAEVRARELVTNAYREAVLPLHLADGRRVEAITYVMRRDHVQYAGELDAREQARIIAAAAGGRGPNRDYLFATAAHLAELGLPDPDLDALAEEVRRLSA
- a CDS encoding DUF2125 domain-containing protein, yielding MRKLVIAAVLLLILLAAGWYAGETWLSNRAREMVGGSGQITAAEVTPLRNPARVGLRLQDVDYGTAEAGFSAPDLEVYAPVSAPNTMTVDLPRQMQLRLGGAPIELTLEGGSARASISPTHEMTVRRAGVDARGLAVGGIEALQALDLDARLVHRGAAAPQGSAGAYAIDLSASGIALGALPERMEIAGPVQLWLSAVPGQAVLDGRAPPPAPTGIQTPGIEIAIGEMQARLIGRIEADENGYAMGEAAFYTDDARGFVEAGVAAGLIPQRGAMLANALIGNLAETGSPADQSSAGTVPETARDRAETAPPLSGEQAMDQVVALPPPAPGQIRLPLVLRDGEMRLGPVKLGPAPRMIR